The following proteins are encoded in a genomic region of Galbibacter sp. BG1:
- a CDS encoding YbbR-like domain-containing protein, which translates to MSDTYISHVNFKLNYTQVPEDKLMLGNPKKDVTVNIEASGFKILNYRIFKRELNLALPDFNEKGEDSYFMLDSDIEKEIERQYKSVIVRRIEKDSILLNLGVNKKKYIKIVPNVSFNFAEDHQLKDSLTISPDSIWVRGPEDLVKKISKVETEEASYKNVRGTFEYTLPLKIPDSVKSLEFEAQKVEISGIMERYSEKIILVPVQVKNLPENRSVKLYPEKVKLLCKAPISQLKNINENAFKVVCDYNEIKNSGNFVIPQLEEKPSYISSVKILDTKLEFLIKKQ; encoded by the coding sequence TTGTCGGATACCTATATTTCCCACGTCAACTTCAAGTTGAACTATACCCAGGTTCCAGAAGATAAATTAATGCTCGGGAATCCCAAAAAGGATGTTACAGTAAATATAGAAGCTTCAGGTTTTAAAATTTTGAACTATCGTATTTTTAAGAGGGAACTCAATTTAGCACTACCAGATTTTAATGAGAAAGGGGAAGACTCTTATTTTATGCTTGATTCTGATATTGAAAAGGAGATAGAGCGCCAGTATAAGTCTGTTATTGTGCGGAGAATTGAAAAAGATTCCATTTTACTTAATTTGGGGGTTAATAAAAAGAAGTACATAAAAATAGTGCCCAACGTCAGTTTTAATTTTGCGGAAGATCATCAATTAAAAGACTCGTTGACCATTTCCCCAGATAGCATTTGGGTGCGCGGTCCCGAAGATCTGGTAAAAAAGATTTCTAAAGTAGAGACAGAGGAAGCCAGTTATAAAAATGTAAGAGGCACCTTCGAATATACTTTGCCTCTAAAAATTCCAGATTCGGTTAAAAGTCTAGAATTTGAAGCCCAAAAAGTTGAAATTAGTGGTATAATGGAAAGGTATTCAGAAAAAATTATCTTGGTACCCGTGCAGGTTAAAAACCTTCCAGAAAACAGGAGTGTAAAGCTATACCCAGAAAAGGTAAAACTACTCTGTAAAGCTCCCATTTCCCAGCTTAAGAATATAAATGAAAATGCCTTTAAGGTGGTTTGCGATTACAACGAGATAAAAAACAGCGGCAATTTTGTAATACCACAACTTGAGGAAAAACCTTCATATATCAGTTCCGTAAAGATATTGGATACAAAATTGGAATTCCTTATTAAAAAGCAATAG
- the coaE gene encoding dephospho-CoA kinase (Dephospho-CoA kinase (CoaE) performs the final step in coenzyme A biosynthesis.) — protein MIVGLTGGIGSGKSTVADFFAELGVPVFIADTEGKKLMHTDDAVKNAIVDEFGEEAYKGDSPNTTYIADIVFKDPEKLQKLNKIIHPAVGRSFSSWMKKQEAPYVIKEAAILFESGSYKDCDIVLTVTAPKEIRIQRVLQRDTATREAIEARMKNQWSEEEKVKKSDFIIENINLDTTKEFVTKVHSLILKKSI, from the coding sequence ATGATAGTTGGTTTAACAGGTGGAATAGGTAGTGGGAAGTCTACAGTGGCAGATTTTTTTGCTGAATTAGGGGTGCCTGTATTTATAGCCGATACGGAAGGAAAGAAATTGATGCATACCGATGATGCCGTTAAAAATGCCATCGTTGATGAATTCGGAGAGGAGGCTTACAAAGGTGATTCCCCGAATACAACATATATTGCAGACATAGTATTTAAAGATCCAGAAAAACTTCAAAAGTTAAACAAAATCATTCATCCGGCGGTGGGCAGGTCTTTTTCCAGCTGGATGAAAAAGCAGGAGGCCCCTTATGTTATTAAGGAAGCTGCCATTCTTTTTGAGAGCGGAAGTTATAAAGATTGCGATATAGTGCTTACCGTAACTGCCCCCAAAGAAATACGAATTCAGAGGGTCTTGCAGCGCGATACTGCTACAAGGGAAGCTATTGAAGCGCGCATGAAAAATCAGTGGAGTGAAGAAGAAAAAGTAAAAAAATCTGATTTTATCATTGAAAATATAAATTTGGATACCACCAAAGAATTTGTGACGAAAGTCCATTCTTTAATACTCAAAAAAAGCATTTGA
- a CDS encoding glycosyltransferase — MNLDFSFIIPVYNRPEEIKELLVSMKSLTGAIPFEVVIVEDGSTISSEGVVKMFAEDLHISYYFKPNSGPGDSRNYGMRKAKGNYFIILDSDCILPPSYLEEAHKALEKNYVDCYGGPDAAHESFTDLQKAINYSMTSVLTTGGIRGGKKAVNKFQPRSFNMGLSRKAFEATGGFGKIHPGEDPDLTIRLWKAGFETILIPEAFVYHKRRISWEKFYQQVQKFGLTRPILNSWHPETKKLTYWFPSFFVIGFIVSLLLWTAGVSLFLKLYGVYFVAIFMESLFQNKSVKIAFLSIFAMVIQFFGYGLAFVKSTFLITFSNKKPEQIFPKLFFN, encoded by the coding sequence ATGAATTTAGATTTCTCTTTTATCATTCCGGTTTATAACCGTCCGGAAGAAATTAAAGAATTACTCGTAAGTATGAAATCCCTTACAGGTGCTATTCCTTTTGAAGTGGTAATCGTGGAGGACGGTTCTACGATTTCTTCGGAAGGCGTGGTGAAAATGTTTGCCGAAGATTTACATATCTCCTACTATTTTAAGCCAAATTCAGGGCCAGGCGATTCCAGAAACTATGGGATGCGAAAGGCAAAAGGTAACTATTTTATTATATTGGATTCCGATTGTATCCTGCCACCTTCGTATCTGGAAGAGGCGCATAAGGCGTTGGAGAAAAATTATGTGGACTGTTATGGTGGACCCGATGCTGCCCATGAGTCGTTTACCGATCTTCAAAAAGCAATTAATTATAGTATGACCTCTGTTTTAACCACTGGGGGCATTCGCGGGGGTAAAAAAGCAGTAAATAAATTTCAGCCACGTAGTTTTAATATGGGACTTTCCAGAAAGGCGTTTGAAGCTACTGGGGGATTCGGTAAAATACATCCCGGCGAGGATCCAGATCTTACCATACGGTTATGGAAGGCAGGTTTTGAAACAATATTGATCCCTGAGGCTTTTGTATACCATAAACGTAGGATCTCGTGGGAGAAATTTTATCAGCAAGTCCAAAAATTCGGATTGACACGACCAATTTTAAATTCATGGCATCCCGAAACTAAAAAATTGACTTATTGGTTCCCTTCATTTTTTGTTATTGGTTTTATAGTGTCTTTACTTTTATGGACAGCAGGTGTTTCATTATTCTTAAAACTCTATGGAGTATATTTTGTGGCAATTTTCATGGAGTCACTATTTCAAAATAAAAGTGTAAAAATCGCATTTTTATCGATTTTTGCGATGGTAATTCAGTTTTTTGGTTATGGATTGGCTTTTGTAAAATCTACTTTTTTAATTACCTTTTCCAATAAAAAACCAGAGCAAATATTTCCAAAACTCTTTTTTAATTAA
- a CDS encoding response regulator transcription factor codes for METVNKKILLVEDDPNFGIVLKDYLSMNDFDVTLAKNGMEGYEKFRKDHYDLCILDVMMPYKDGFTLAKEIREKDENIPIIFLTAKTMKEDVLKGYKVGADDYLNKPFDSEVLLFKIKAIIQRKSTESLADSKQFEFEIGNFHLNSKLRFLTYKEEEPIKLSPKENELLRLLALHENDLMPRELALTKIWRDDNYFTSRSMDVYIAKLRKYLKKDDEVEILNIHGEGFRLVVKSEAEN; via the coding sequence ATGGAAACAGTAAACAAAAAGATTTTATTAGTAGAAGATGATCCCAATTTTGGAATCGTTCTTAAAGATTATTTATCAATGAACGATTTTGATGTAACCCTAGCTAAAAATGGGATGGAAGGGTATGAGAAGTTTAGAAAAGATCACTACGATTTGTGTATACTAGATGTAATGATGCCCTACAAAGATGGTTTTACGTTGGCTAAAGAAATAAGGGAAAAGGATGAAAATATTCCAATTATTTTCTTGACAGCTAAAACAATGAAAGAAGATGTGCTAAAAGGTTACAAGGTTGGCGCAGACGATTACTTGAACAAACCGTTTGATTCTGAAGTTTTATTATTTAAAATTAAGGCAATTATTCAGAGAAAGTCTACAGAATCTTTGGCAGACAGCAAACAGTTTGAGTTTGAAATTGGAAACTTCCATTTAAATTCAAAATTGCGTTTCCTTACATATAAAGAAGAAGAGCCTATAAAATTATCTCCAAAAGAAAACGAATTGTTACGTTTATTGGCTTTGCATGAAAACGATTTAATGCCAAGGGAGTTAGCATTAACAAAAATATGGAGAGACGATAATTATTTTACTTCCCGTAGTATGGATGTTTACATCGCAAAATTACGTAAGTATCTTAAAAAGGATGATGAGGTTGAAATCTTAAACATTCACGGTGAAGGATTTAGGTTAGTTGTTAAGAGTGAAGCTGAGAATTAA
- a CDS encoding enoyl-ACP reductase: MSYNLLKGKKGIIFGALDENSIAWKTALKAHEEGATFVLTNAPIAMRMGQIKELAEKTGSEIIPADATNVEELENLVEKSMEILGGKIDFVLHSIGMSINVRKGRHYTDEKYDFTEKGWDVSALSFHKVCQTLYQKDAMNEWGSIVALTYMAAQRVFPDYNDMADNKAYLESIARSFGYFFGKEKNVRVNTISQSPTPTTAGQGVKGFDGFIAYADMMSPLGNATAQDCADYTISLFSDLTKKVTMQNLFHDGGFSNTGVSNEVMAKFMKED; this comes from the coding sequence ATGTCATATAATTTATTAAAAGGAAAGAAAGGAATTATTTTCGGAGCATTGGATGAAAATTCAATTGCCTGGAAAACAGCGTTGAAAGCCCATGAAGAAGGAGCTACTTTTGTTTTGACCAATGCGCCGATAGCCATGCGAATGGGACAAATTAAGGAGTTGGCAGAAAAAACAGGATCTGAAATTATTCCTGCCGATGCTACCAATGTTGAAGAATTGGAAAACCTTGTTGAAAAATCCATGGAGATTTTAGGAGGTAAAATCGATTTTGTATTGCATTCTATTGGGATGTCCATCAATGTTCGAAAAGGAAGGCATTACACCGATGAGAAGTACGATTTTACTGAAAAAGGTTGGGATGTTTCTGCCTTATCTTTCCACAAGGTGTGTCAAACACTTTACCAAAAAGATGCCATGAACGAGTGGGGAAGTATTGTAGCGCTTACCTATATGGCGGCGCAGCGTGTTTTTCCAGATTATAACGATATGGCCGATAATAAGGCTTATTTAGAATCGATAGCAAGAAGTTTTGGTTATTTCTTCGGAAAGGAAAAAAACGTACGTGTTAATACCATTTCACAATCACCTACGCCAACAACCGCTGGGCAAGGCGTTAAAGGGTTCGACGGATTTATCGCTTATGCAGACATGATGTCTCCTTTGGGGAATGCAACCGCTCAAGATTGTGCTGATTATACCATAAGTCTATTTTCTGATCTTACTAAAAAAGTAACCATGCAGAACCTTTTCCATGACGGAGGATTCTCGAATACTGGGGTTAGTAATGAGGTTATGGCCAAGTTTATGAAAGAAGATTAG
- a CDS encoding sensor histidine kinase, producing the protein MSRRLFVLLVILMSLSLMGIIFVQGYWIKTAVDDKEEQFSNMISQVLHSVSEKIEDREIRDYFDKYIKLKDSIGDLKGATLREFFFVEKDRNSNETLIYSHGILEEDYGISSTFFDNNNADSSTIKNYTSKRTTQIFKEEYGIDGKVYSPVERIEKIGGFSALDKAQFEDVFKEAAKRVPIHKRVSRQEIELLLQKELKNRGIKLNFDYGIFSKGLVTKVRSSNRIQLAQSRYKTPLFKDSEGNSNYDLLVSFPEKKKFLISSIIEMAILSVVFTLIILVAYSSALYQLIKQKQISEIKTDFINNMTHEFKTPIATINLALDSLKNPKAFEDSDRVKRYLQMIRDENKRMHAQVENVLRISKLEKNQLDISKDKVDVHDIIDEAIAHVELMVENRGGHVKTHLNASRSEILGNDFHLTNILVNILDNANKYSPNAPEIDVFTEVVKNSIVIKITDKGAGMSKAVLKRIFEKFYRESTGNIHNIKGHGLGLAYVKSIVDDHQGEVYAESEKDKGSTFFVKLPLI; encoded by the coding sequence ATGAGTAGACGCTTATTTGTACTTCTGGTAATTTTAATGAGTTTATCCTTAATGGGGATTATATTCGTTCAAGGTTATTGGATAAAGACAGCAGTAGACGACAAGGAAGAACAGTTTTCGAATATGATTTCTCAAGTTCTCCATTCTGTTTCAGAAAAAATAGAGGATCGGGAAATAAGAGATTATTTCGATAAATATATTAAGCTTAAAGACAGTATTGGTGATTTAAAGGGAGCCACTTTAAGAGAGTTCTTTTTTGTTGAAAAAGATAGGAATAGTAATGAAACACTTATTTATTCCCACGGAATTTTAGAAGAAGATTATGGTATATCTTCAACGTTCTTTGATAATAACAATGCAGATTCTTCAACCATAAAAAATTATACGAGTAAGAGAACCACTCAAATTTTTAAGGAGGAATATGGAATTGATGGGAAAGTGTATTCCCCTGTGGAGCGAATAGAGAAAATAGGTGGTTTTTCTGCCTTAGACAAAGCTCAGTTTGAAGATGTTTTTAAGGAGGCGGCCAAAAGAGTGCCTATCCATAAAAGGGTAAGTAGGCAGGAGATAGAATTGTTGCTTCAAAAGGAATTGAAAAATAGAGGAATTAAGCTGAATTTTGACTACGGGATATTTAGCAAAGGTTTGGTTACCAAAGTGCGTTCTAGTAATAGAATTCAATTGGCACAATCACGTTACAAAACACCACTTTTTAAAGATAGTGAAGGCAACAGTAATTACGATTTATTGGTAAGTTTTCCGGAAAAGAAAAAGTTTTTAATTTCTTCTATCATCGAAATGGCTATTTTATCGGTGGTGTTTACACTTATTATTTTAGTGGCATACTCCAGTGCTTTGTATCAATTGATAAAACAGAAGCAGATTTCTGAAATTAAAACAGACTTTATCAATAATATGACGCATGAGTTTAAAACACCCATTGCTACCATAAATTTAGCGTTGGATAGTTTGAAAAACCCGAAAGCATTTGAAGATTCCGACAGGGTAAAGCGCTATTTGCAAATGATAAGGGATGAAAATAAACGGATGCATGCCCAAGTTGAAAATGTCCTTAGGATATCTAAGTTGGAAAAAAACCAATTAGACATCAGTAAAGATAAAGTAGACGTTCATGATATTATAGATGAAGCCATAGCCCATGTAGAGTTAATGGTTGAGAATCGAGGCGGACATGTTAAAACCCATTTAAACGCATCTAGAAGTGAAATTTTAGGAAACGATTTTCACTTAACGAATATTTTGGTGAATATCTTGGATAACGCCAACAAATATTCACCGAATGCACCAGAGATAGACGTTTTTACCGAAGTGGTAAAAAACAGCATTGTTATTAAAATTACGGATAAAGGAGCCGGGATGAGTAAAGCCGTGCTTAAAAGAATATTCGAAAAATTCTACAGGGAATCAACAGGGAATATTCATAATATAAAAGGGCATGGACTTGGTTTGGCTTATGTAAAAAGTATCGTAGACGACCACCAGGGAGAAGTTTATGCCGAGAGTGAAAAAGACAAAGGAAGTACCTTTTTTGTAAAGTTACCTTTAATATAG
- a CDS encoding TonB-dependent receptor domain-containing protein → MRNVFLFVLFCTVFLTQNLAAQIKGKVIDATNGEPLEYATVAIYDAGNNTLITGVVTGVSGEFSIENIKKGTYFLETSFIGYETKKGKPFQLTNNNQKKEVGNLSINPSQLFLDEVVLSGKKSTVINKVDRQVYEADAFKNSQGGSGTDVIKNLPSVSVNALGEISVRGSDGFVVLLNGKPIQSNATLILGQLPANAIERVELITAPSAKYDPEGKAGILNIITKKDAADGTFTQINVRAGFPSIEDYNNSEPVQRYGADITHNIRTGNWNISMGASYQRNDIAGRREGDVFTIVNDTLTRFPSDGERSFDEVNYSGRFTIDFTLDTLNTYSLGLYAGKRSKDRTADILYYDNHAFSPPESQDRIYTFQYFNENLRIRKGDFVLGSFDYAHTFQNNSNISTSFLYEYTLLGGPTTNLNLGYPDTSVVLQDEYNTNDNPLHGIRFQVDYQWKPLAIGQLETGYQFRNLDHTGDFVYERRNQETGEYELVPEFSSEVDLTRQIHSGYLQLSKSLKKWEYSAGVRLEAMDRNLDLKDKIGVVDTTYRYNYVKLFPSAAVQYSVNDDLKLKAAYSKRVERTTSFKMNPFPEREHSETLEQGDPTLKPEFIDLAELGMTKSFEGNNSLYVTAYYRNVDNLINRVNTVYNDTILNRIYSNVGNGKSLGFEVGSEVEVVEKWSNFIGLNVYNYEIDGSYNGNKIDESSWQYSINLNSTYDFSDTASLQFTFNYLSERKTAQGEDSRFYSPNLTFQKSFFDNQLTASLQWMNMDMGLLDTNEQRITTQQPGSFYTTTNYVYEVDMVILNLSYTFNKNKNKSKFIESEFGKREF, encoded by the coding sequence ATGCGAAATGTTTTTTTGTTTGTTCTTTTTTGCACTGTTTTCCTAACCCAAAATTTAGCGGCTCAAATTAAAGGAAAAGTAATCGACGCTACCAATGGAGAGCCTTTGGAGTATGCCACGGTTGCTATCTACGATGCGGGGAATAATACCTTGATTACTGGAGTGGTAACGGGTGTGAGTGGAGAATTCTCTATTGAGAACATTAAGAAAGGGACTTATTTTTTGGAGACTTCTTTTATTGGGTATGAAACCAAGAAAGGAAAACCATTTCAACTTACTAATAATAACCAAAAAAAAGAAGTAGGAAATTTATCGATTAATCCGAGTCAGCTTTTTCTGGATGAAGTGGTGTTATCCGGTAAAAAGTCCACGGTAATCAATAAAGTAGATCGACAGGTTTATGAGGCTGACGCTTTTAAAAACAGTCAGGGTGGCAGTGGAACCGATGTGATAAAAAACCTTCCGTCGGTCTCCGTAAATGCCTTAGGGGAGATTTCTGTACGTGGAAGCGATGGCTTTGTGGTTTTGTTAAATGGAAAACCAATTCAGTCCAATGCCACCTTAATTTTAGGGCAGTTACCCGCTAATGCCATCGAGCGAGTAGAATTAATTACAGCACCTTCCGCTAAATACGACCCAGAAGGAAAAGCAGGAATTTTAAACATTATCACCAAAAAAGATGCTGCAGATGGTACGTTTACACAGATTAATGTACGGGCTGGTTTCCCCAGTATTGAAGATTATAACAACAGCGAGCCTGTACAACGTTATGGGGCCGATATTACTCATAACATAAGAACGGGGAATTGGAATATTTCGATGGGCGCCAGTTACCAACGCAATGATATTGCAGGAAGAAGGGAAGGGGATGTCTTTACGATTGTAAACGACACCTTAACACGCTTCCCTTCAGATGGGGAGCGAAGTTTTGATGAGGTCAACTATTCCGGGAGGTTCACGATAGATTTTACTCTGGATACTTTAAATACCTATTCCCTAGGTCTCTATGCCGGAAAGCGTTCTAAAGACCGTACGGCGGATATCCTTTATTACGATAATCACGCGTTTTCGCCTCCGGAAAGTCAAGATCGTATTTATACATTCCAATACTTTAATGAGAACTTAAGAATTCGAAAAGGGGATTTTGTACTGGGGAGTTTCGATTATGCCCATACGTTTCAAAATAACTCAAACATCTCAACTTCCTTTTTATATGAATATACTTTACTGGGTGGTCCAACAACGAATTTGAATTTGGGATATCCCGATACCAGTGTGGTTTTACAGGATGAATACAATACCAATGATAATCCGCTGCACGGAATCCGTTTTCAAGTAGATTATCAGTGGAAGCCTTTGGCAATCGGACAATTGGAAACAGGATATCAATTTAGAAACCTAGACCATACGGGTGATTTTGTTTACGAACGGAGAAATCAAGAAACCGGGGAATACGAACTGGTACCGGAATTTTCCAGTGAGGTGGATTTAACCCGCCAAATACATTCTGGCTATCTACAGCTTTCAAAATCGTTGAAGAAGTGGGAATATAGTGCCGGAGTTCGTTTAGAAGCAATGGATAGAAATTTGGATTTGAAAGATAAAATAGGGGTGGTAGACACTACTTATAGGTACAATTATGTAAAGCTCTTCCCTTCCGCAGCGGTGCAATATTCCGTAAATGATGATCTAAAACTAAAAGCAGCTTATAGCAAACGTGTGGAAAGAACCACTTCATTTAAAATGAACCCATTTCCCGAGCGGGAACATTCTGAAACATTGGAGCAGGGGGATCCTACTTTAAAACCAGAGTTTATCGATTTGGCTGAACTAGGGATGACCAAATCTTTCGAAGGGAACAATTCCTTATACGTAACCGCTTATTATAGAAACGTAGATAACCTTATAAATCGAGTAAATACTGTTTATAACGATACTATTTTAAATAGAATTTACTCCAATGTAGGGAATGGAAAATCCCTTGGTTTTGAAGTAGGCTCTGAAGTGGAAGTGGTTGAAAAATGGTCTAATTTTATAGGGTTGAACGTGTATAATTACGAAATTGATGGAAGCTATAACGGCAATAAAATAGATGAGAGCAGTTGGCAGTATTCCATCAACTTAAATTCTACTTACGACTTTTCAGATACGGCTTCGCTTCAGTTTACGTTTAATTATTTGTCAGAAAGGAAAACTGCTCAAGGCGAAGATTCCCGCTTTTATTCTCCCAATCTCACGTTTCAGAAATCATTTTTTGACAATCAATTAACAGCATCCCTTCAATGGATGAATATGGATATGGGACTACTGGATACCAACGAACAGCGCATCACAACCCAACAACCGGGAAGTTTTTACACTACTACCAATTATGTTTATGAGGTAGATATGGTTATTTTAAACCTTTCCTACACTTTCAATAAAAACAAAAATAAATCTAAATTTATTGAAAGTGAGTTTGGAAAAAGAGAGTTTTAA